The sequence AGCCAACTCATCAGCTCTTTATGGGAACGTTTTCCAAATTAAATGCCAACCAGGGCCTTACTTGGACACTGATAGGCCTTCCTTGGGATCAAGAATCATTCCCTTCCCAAGAGACCTCCTGGACAATCTCAGTCCTACAGTAAtgcattgttcagcaacacaactAGGGGAGCAGTTGAAGTCACCAGTTCTGCATCTATGGGGGTCAGGATTGTCAAGTGTCAGTACAGAGGTGGAGACAGCAGGGTTGTGCCAAGGGATCACATGGGAGGCAGATGGCATCTCTCAGCAGGGTCTCCGGTTCCTAATGCTGGATCCCTCAATCAGGTACTTTACCTTGAATGAGTTCCACCCTGCTGCTCATTTGAATTGGtcctggatgaagggcttgtattataaggagaggttggacacaCTGGGATTGTATCCTTTGTAGTTCAGAAGAATATTGGATAATCTTAACGAAATGAATGAAATCTTGAGGGGACTTATCAAGAATGTTTTTCCCTGTGTGAGAGACAAAAACTaagggacacatttgaaatatAAGGGTCTTCCAATTAAGGTGGAGATGAGGAGgcattctttttctctcacaGGATCAAGAGTCTTGGTAATAGAATAAGGAATGCAGCAGGTAATTGGGTTAAATTGCTAATTCATTGATAGGGTAGATATTAAGGAGGAACAAAACTGTCCAGGCTGGCTATAAACAGGTTCAAGCAATGGGCTGTGGAGGGGTTCATCTCTGCTgactgtctgcccctcttccacagttATGTTCATGCCTGGGTTTCACTGGAGAGGGAGCATGTGGTTTCCATCAATGTTCTCAATGCCTTTAGAGAGAGGTAGGCATTGCAGGGGATATAATATTTTATTTTCCCCTCAACTCCATCTTGAATTAGAACCTTCCTGCTCTCCCATTACCCCCCTTTCActtttgatggtttgcattgtCCTTAATGGGCTTTGCTAGTAAATATCTAAAGGAGGAACAGGTGGTACTAGTAAGGTGGAAAGAGTTGTCAGATAGTGTACTCTTTCCTCAAAGAAAAGTAtaatgaaagaaacaaaaagaaaggaaGGTGTCTTGGTCTATTTTTCACTGATCAGATTTGATGGTTCTATGGAATTTACTTCCCCACAGTGTGGATGAGTTcgtgtctttgaatatttttaagatgtagATAAAtatatagattcttgataaggAAGTCAAAGGGTATTAGTGCAGACAGAAAGGTGGAACTGAGGGTGCATTtacatcagtcatgatcttagcaAATGACAGAGCAAACTTGAAGGGCTGAGTAACCTACATCTATTCCTAGTAGATATGTTTGTATCTGTTAGCTTCCTGTCtaattaatttttcttttatacatgggatgaaggtgtcactggctagtccagcattattaccatctctaattgcccaaagAATAGTTCAGAgtcaaacaggagaaagtgataTAGAAATTTCCACAAGTCCTACTTATGCATTCCAATTGGCAAAAGTACTGAAACAAGCCCAATGAACACCTGCTCCTGGACCAGAGTGACTGCTGATGCATCCCAGAAGACCCTGAACTTTTTCCTGAAGCCTGGCATATGCAGGTGGCAGTTCCCACTCTGTAAGCAGACTGATGCTGGTTTCCAGAGTGGTGTATGCTACAACCTTATGAAAGATTGACTAGTTCAAATTGTAAAGAGCTGCCACTGGCTGCAGATTCATCGATTGGTTTGGTTTCCAGATGTTAACTTGATCATTTGAATGTGGCTTTTTTTTACTGAAAATGTTTTGGAATCTCATCTGTTGTTCTTGTCTGGAATTCAGTGAGATATGTAGGTGGTAGGCAGAGGGAGCAAAAATGGTGTCACTGCTGCTTCCAATCTAACTTGGATTGTACATGTTTTGAAGAAAAGTGGCAGCAATCTGAACCCACTGGTTGGGTGTCCTAGGAATCAgagttcctttactgtcactgggtcaaaatcctgaaattccctccctattggcattgtgggtcagtccacagcaggtggactgtagcAAGAAGATAGCTTAGCACCACTttatcaagggcaactagagatggacaataaatcctgGCCAGCCAACGAAGCCCACATcttacaaattaattttaaaaagaacagtttCTTTGTATGTATTCTATCCAACCTGCTCAGGATTTTGAAGATCAGTATTGAGACTGTACGTTTTCAGGTTTCGGCCTCATCTAAATGAATGTGACCTTCAATGGGTAATCTACAATGCGTAATGCTTTCCCTGCCTTCATCTTTCTGTCCTCCGAACCAGGTCAAAATCCTATCTTTTTGAAAACCTCCTTTCCAGATTTGACCAATCTGTCCGGCCAATGCCAGGTCAGACTGActcctgtttctttctttatctCCCTTAATTCAAAGGTAGTGCTTGCTTCTGCTTCAGATTTTCGGGTGCGATTACATTCTCCTCAGCTCATTATGTACGCATGCATGGGCAAAACATCCAATTTTACAGGCAGAAGGACAGGAAGATTCAGAATGCAAGTGTACACGCTGACTGCGTGTAACAGGTAGAGGAAGCTGTGGTGAGCCAATCCAAACAGAACAATCAGTGTTTGCCAGATATGCACAGGAACCTTCACTCTGTCACCCAAGCCTCGGATACATTCATTTACTGTATGGGTGAGAGGTGGCTGGAGGACCTTGACCTCTTCTCCAATGCTCATCCCCTCGTGGAATGAGAGAGGTGTCATTGCGCATTGGCAGGTAGGAGGTGTGACATGCAGGCACTCAGGGATTATTACCTCGGGACATGCCAGAGGGTCCCTGTTGCATCGCCTTCCCCTTATTAGTATGACAAGAAAGTTTAAAGAACACTGAAGACACAGTGGGTGCATGGGTATCAGCCTCCTCTCGAACCTTGATATTATCACATTTGGTACAGTGGTCCTGTGGCAAATTCACTTCGAAGGCTTCAGAATCTTTATTATTTCCTTGCAGACTACCTTCAGGTGTGCTGATCACAATACACATTCACATGTATGACACATGGGTTACTGCAAAGGATGCTGAGGCTGTTATCTATTCTGTCCTCTATGAGGAACATGAAGTCTGGAAAGTGGAAACTTAAAAATTGATGTTTGTTTGGGTTTCTGGAGTCAATCAGATTCATTTAGTCCCTTGACATCTCTGTACTGGATGACTGATTCTTGCAAATTGCGGTTTGAGTCACACCTCCCATGTAAACATGCATAACTCCATATTGATGCTgtaatcagaaactgaacaggatgtaattgttaagattagagtggtgctggaaaagcacaacaggtcaggcagcatccgaggagcaggaaaatcagttttgggcaaaatcccttcatcagcatcatgatgaagggcttttgtccagaatgtcaattttcctgttcctcgaatgctgtacttttccagcaccactctaatcttgactctaatctccagcatctgcagtatccacttctgccTAGGATGTTATTGTTGCCAAGGGAATTAGTTAATTATAATTAATGTCAAGCAAAGTAGCTTAATGTTTTAAAGGTACAACAAAAGCATTCTTGAGAACAGGGGTTCCTTTGCAGCATAATTGGCTTAGAGTTCTTATTCTTCATTTGTCAATGCAAAATCTAGCTGCTTTCAGGTTCTCTCAGGTCTGTCTACCTTGTCACACTACTTTCCTGCTTTCCTCAGTGGTCACATCATCAGCTTTGTCTCCCTCAGCATCCCTGCCAGACTGCTCTTCAACATTGCTTGTAGAGATAGGTTCCTGGTGCATCTCCCTCTCTTCTAAGTTCTCACCCTGTCACagacatttctgaagaagggctcatgcccgaaacgtcgattctcctgctccttggatgctgcctgacttgctgcacttttccagcaatacattttcagcacagagTAAGGCTGTGCAAAGCACAGCAAACAATCACTAATCTGGAGACTGTGTGGTGAGTTGCTCCTCCTGAGTGGTCCAAACATTGGAATTGCACCTTCAGAAGAAGAATTGTCCATTCAATTATGTCCCGCATGGATAAATGGGCAGCATTGTTGTGCATTTCACCATCAGTCTGAAGCTTTCACACTGGTGTCATTAGCCATGCGTTTTGGAGGTATCCTAGGATTTCCTCTTCCTTATTCTGCCATGCACAAGATTTTTGTAGCCTTGGTCTTTACTTTCCATGCATGCAGATATTAGCTCAATGTGACTGTTCAGGGCTTCATTATCCCCTAGCCTACAACCTTAGAATCTATAACCTGTAGAACGTTTCATCTCCATGTCCTTACCTTTCAGATAAACAGCCTATGACTGCTTCTGAATGGCTATATGAGGAATAATGCTCCTTCCTCCCCCACCAATCACCATCACTACAGTTGGGAAATCTTCGTGTTCTTCTTTTCAGAGTTAAATAAATCATGGGACATGGTTGGAATGTTGGTGATGGAAGCTGTATGAGTTCATCCTGTGGTAAATGTGGTAAGGGCTTCAATGTGAAGCCCTTAACCAAGTGCTCACACATCACTATCTTTCAGTTTctatttcaattccctcatttggATGTGTTTGTCCTATGCAGGAACATGTGAAACAGATCTAGGGATCCACCAATTGGAACCATGCATTCTCTCTGAGAGATTCTTTAGGAGAAAATTTAGGAGAGAGATGGTTGTTATCAACTTTTTATTTGTTTAACTCACCCTCTACTTTCTTCACTGTAGATGGCTTCTCCCTTCCACTGGCATATCCTCTGTTCTTTAATCAGCACCTTTTGAAGATCTCAGCCCCCGGGAGGGGCCTCTCAGTTCTGTGATCAGTCAAATAAATAACAGGAGTATGGTCTGCTTCAACAAGACTTCACACTTTCATGAGTAACGGCCGGGTACaggtttgtccagcaacacagatgTTAAAAGCTTCTGTATTCCTTGGAGAAAACTGCGCAATTTCACTTGGAACAAAGGcaatttttatatgtttcttaagaaGTAGTACAGCCTTAATTGGAAAGTAAATCCAATAAAGTAATAAAATCACATAATGGTCAGCAGGTtaacccaatgatatttcctgggaaacaaAATTGTTTACCACCCATTATCTCTTCCCACCTGCATTTCAAGGTTAGCTAGGATGGTTAGTAATGTCTTATCTAGCTTAGTTAATTCCATCCTGTGAAGGCTCCATTGTTTGCTTTATCTTTTGATTCAGTTAGCTCAGCAAGGCAGGAATGCAGGTTTTAGCAGGGTGAGAAgccattttaaacattttaaacaaaTTTGCAGCCTGAACCCACTTTGTAATGTTACTTTGCATTgagaagccattttgtggttaataaaaccATGCATAAAATGGTTACTCCTGATAACagtctaattccagattttaggtCCTCACTGTGACCACCCACCCTTTCACTCTTCTCCATGATATTCCCCCGATCCCACTCTTATCCGGATCCCTGACCCTTACATCATCCTTTATTTAATTTACCCACTCTTTCTCCCTGCCTAGTTCACCTAAATGTCCTATGATGTTCCTCAACCCAAACATACAGCTCCCACCTTTCCTTGCCCATATTGCCCCGATCAATGTGATTTTCTGGTCTgcattctggtttcctcccttcATTCCCTAGGATCCACCTGTGATCCTTTAATTTCTAATGCTTACTGTTcctttctgcctaactctcctttTTTTTGAACCTGTGAGTTAAGagccctttttgagttttctaatTGCAAAACCAtactttattcttaaaatttTAATATGAATACATTGTCGCTAGGGCAGTTTGATTCTGTACACAATCTTTATATATGTAGAACAAAAAAACCCAAGGCATTTCTGTTTACACAAAACTACATTTACAAATATCCAAGGTAGCGGGAGGATGTGATAACTGAACAGGCCCacatttaactttggcagaaagactttGACGATGGTCTTTCCTTTAGAGTTAAGCCCCACTTGGGTGTGCTGGTGTCAGCAGGATGGTTGCCTTGCTTGGGACACCTGTTGACCTTGTTATGCTTTACCCCCTACTAACACTGTCAGTGTTTAGGAGCTACATGATACTTCTCATGAgtagggtgaaagtgaggacttcaggtgctggagatttgagtcaagAATGTAGTgttgaaaaggcacagcaggtcaggcagcatccgaggagcaggagaatcgacgtttcggtcaaaagcccttcattcatgGTATTGTGAGTCACTGACACTATTTGCCCTTCAATGCTGTCTCTAACTGTGGTGATGTTTGCTTTTGCTGTAATGTGTGATATATCCttatatgagaaagtgaggactgcagatgctggagatcatagctgaaaaatgtgatgctggaaaagtgcagcaggtcaggcagcatccaaggagaaggagaatcgacgttttgggcataagcccttcttcgggaatgaggagagtgtgccaagcaggctaaggtaaaggtagggaggaaggacttgggggaggggcattgggaatgcgatgggtggaaggaggttaaggtgagggtgataggccggagagggggtggggttggagaggttgggaagaagattgcaggtcaagaaggcagtgctgagtccgagggttgggactgagataaggtggggggaggggaaatgaggaagctggagaaatctgcattcatcccttgtggttggagggttcctaggcggaagatgaggcgctcttcctccaggtgtggccagggtctggcgatggaggaggccaaggacctgcatgtccttggtggagtgggagggggagttaaagtgttcagccacagggcggttgggttggttggtgcaggtgtcccagaggtgttctctgaaacgttccgcaagtaggcggcctgtctccccaatatagaggaggccacatcgggtgcaacagatacagtaaatgatgtgtgtggaggtgcaggtgaatttgtgacggttatggaaggatcccttggggccttggagggcagtgaggggggaggggtgggcgcacgttttgcatttcttgcggttgcaggggaagatgccgggagtggaggttgggttggtgggggggtgtggacctgatgagggagtcaccgagggagtggtctttccggaacgctgataggggaggggagggaaatatatccttggtggttgggtctgtttggaggtggcagaaatgacgaaggatatATCCTTATATCACAGCTTAGCCAAAACTCTATGTCCTCCAAAAAACACTTATCCCCTAGCACCTTTGGGTTCTGACCTCTACAGTTCCAACCAAGGACTTTTTAATTCTATCTTTCTGTTGGTGACATTATCCTCAATGgggaaaaaattgaaaatctAAAATCTGTCCCAAGAAACTGAGGATCTTATTTATGCTTGTAATATCTTCCTTACGTAGGCATAGCAGCTGGGCTCTGTTGCAGTTAATAAAAGCtacttttaaaatataattcaCTGTGAACCATGACAGGCATGCACAGACAAAGGAAAAGCAAAGAGATTACACAAGATAAACAGACATAGAGAATATCCTGTGGCTCATCTTAAATTATCCCGaagtctcacatttagcattgaATTGTTGCTTACTTTTTTTTGGGACTTACTTGTGACTGTTCTATTTATGTCTCTTGTCAATAGCAGCAGTCATTCCTAAATCAGAAGTACATGGATTTGATTTCAGTTCTTGGGATGTGAGTAattaaggctgaaaatgtgttgctggtaaagcacagcaggtcaggcagcatccaaggagcaggagagtcgatgtatcGGGCATGAGCTTTTAATTTGCCTGATAGTTATTTCTTGATTAGTAAATTATCTCATCGTTCTTTGTGGGATGATGTTGATGCCTTTTACAGGAAACCTGATAATGATCAGGCAATCTAATCCTGTCTAGTTGCATTCCACTCGTGACAGTGCCATATTTCTGACAGAATTAAAACCATTCATTTAATAAAGTATGAAATTATCTCGACATTTTCTTGCTGACTCAAGCCGATCCCCTGAGGAATGGCACCTCCCAGGTGACCATTCCATACATTTCAGCCTAAACTTGGAGAGTCAGCAGAATATCTAATGTAGAGGACAATTCCGAGTCCAATCCTCTCTGTACACTCGCATGCATGCCAGCAGGGGTCACTGAGGTAAGCAGTGCAATGTGAGGGAATGGGAGGAGCGAGCGGCAGTGTCGTATGATAGTTTAGCTTTTGAACTAAAGGAAGATCTCACGCTGCCTCCTGTTGGTGTTTCAAAATTTCACATTTGCTAAGTTTGTCACTATGCACTTTTCAAAATTATCCAGTAAAGCAGATAAGAAATACAATCAATGTAGCAACTTGATTGTTTTGAATTTCGTATCACTGAAAACTCTGCTCATGGTATTTCTGAATATTGGCAGTGATATTTAGCCAGGTTAAATCCCTGGCGTGGTTACCCTGATGCTGTACCAGTTATTTTTAGATGCTGTAAGCTGCCCTCTGATATATGAGAGGCCAATGCCATTAAAAAAGCTGAGTAGCTCAGCCACCAAACAGATTTCACAGGCTGTGGCCACTTCAAATGAAATCAGAACAAAGCCATGATCATGTAGTGAGGGAGGCCTATGTAATGTCACAGGATTACATCAGGTATGTGACTGGAAGGACATCAAAACCAGCTCCCAGCAAGGCTTCAGCAGCCCTGAGACATGCAGGTGATGATCTCCTGGAGAAATATCCCATCTTCTTTAAGCGATGGCCCCGGATTTTCAGGGAAGTTTGTTCTGATGACGCCTGCGATTACTTATTCAAGTTGTTGGATGAGCATTTCCAACCAGAGAAACCTTGGCAAAAGAAGGAGCTGACCTGGAGTGGGATACTTTCCATTTATGTCCTGGCAGGGCAGCTGGCCAAACACTGCCAGGCGAATGGCATGGAGTCTGTGCTCGAGGAGCTGGAATTCAATGTGGGTCAGTATGTGGAGAGAAAAGTGTGTCCACATATTAAAGAAAAGGGAGGATGGGTAAGTATCACTGAAATAAATAGCTCTCATTCAGTGGCTCTGATGGAATCGAATTGTTTAAATGTCCTAATCATCATGTAGCTTACCGTCTAGCAACAATGAGGTTCTGAGAAGCTGCACCAATCAGTGTGTTCGTGGTTTGACTTGCCTCCaggctggaatttgaattaaatttaatgGAATGATTTATTGTTACTTGTATTTaacaaataaataatgaaaagtgtaATATGTTCCTTCACCTTGATTCAGTCTGATTCCAAACAATGTGACATTCCACACACTGCATGACTTATAATTATCTGTACCCAAACAGACACAAGCCTTTTTTTTGGTTTGGGTCACTTACTTTCTTTTTAGTAAGAGAACCTGTTTGATACCTTGTGCCAGCTGTGACATATCGAGCCATTGACAGTTCATCATTGGTCAAGTTATGTTTTTGCATTTTTCACCTTTCAAATTGGTTATTTTACACTTGGCTTATATATCAATTGAGATATGCCAACACATTTATCCCATCAAAAATAGATTCAAACAGACATAGTTCATTTTATTGATAATGGTCTGGCGATCAGGGATTGTCATGGATTGATTAACTTCTTTGGTTAGTTTATTTTAAACAGTAAAACACATAAGTTATGAAGCAGACATTATAGCAAACCAATTGATTTGTGTGTACAAGTTGCACGGTCATAACAAACTAACTGGTCAGGAAGTGTCACAACGTTGTACACACAGTACATGGCGTCTTTAAAGGTGAATTCTCTCAAAAAGTAACATACAGCAACATACAGACATGATCACTCCTCAATCATGTCCCAAACAACTATAACTAAACTAACAATACACCAGATAAATTAATCGATTAATTGTAATCTCATTCATCATCTTAATTGCATCCTGTAACCCACTTGACTGGATCTTTCAGCACTCTAAGTTCTTGAGTATATCCTGCCCTCACAACCATTTaataaaaatacaaataaaaacatTGACTGAAGACATTGAGGAAGATTAACAGTgaacaaagagagaaaagaaaactgcagaacACGTCCTCGTTGTAACACTCCTATTATCAACatccttcactgtaacactcctcagggtggcacaatggttagcactgctgcctcacagcaccagagactcaggtttgattcctgtcttgggtgattgcacattctccttgtgtctgcatgggtcccctctgggtgctctggtttcctctcacaatccaaagatgtgcaggtcaggtgaattggccatgctaaattgctcatagtgttaactgaattagtcaggggtaaatataggataggggaatggatctgggtgggtgactcttcggagggtcagtgtggacttgctgggcctttgtagggaatctaataaccCTCACCCATCACTGAAACACTCTCTGATTTACTCCACTTGCTTTAATGTTACTGGAAAGTTGGGAAAGCCCATTGAATAAAAGGGGACAGTGGCAGCTTGGATACAAAGCTGGCTGAGTGATAGGGAAGTAGAGAGTTGTAGTGAATAGATGCTTTTTGGATCAGAGGAAGCTATAATGGGCCACTGCTTTTCttgatttatattaatgacatTGTCTTTGGTGGCAgaccacaatttcaaaatttgtagcTAACCTCAAACTGAAAGTAATGTGGACTGTGCGGAAGATAGTGGCAAACTTTAAACGATTATATAAAAGGTTGATGGAATAGGCAGTCATGTAGTGGATGAATTTTAAAGAAGGGATATCTTTGGAAGTAGAACAAGGAGACAATATAAAGAATATAATTCTGCTGGAAGTGTGAAAGCAAAGATACCTACCATACATTTGCAAAAGTCAATGAAGGTAGAAGGGCAGGTTCAGAAAATGGTTAATAAAGCATATGGGATGCTGGGCTTAGTAAATGGAGGCATGGGGttcaaaatcaaaaaaaaaatggtGAACCTTTGTAACACATTGGCTTCAGCTGGTGACCTGTATCTAAATCTGGATACATACTTAAATTTCTACTGCCTTCACATCATTTTTTAAAGATTaaaatgattccaggaatgaaaaacttcaCTTGTGTGGATAGATTAAGGAGACCATTCCAGAAGATTGAGAGATTTGATACAGGTTTTCAAAATCTTGAAGGGGCTGGATGGAGAAGCAGTTCCTATTGGTGGAATGATTGAGAGCAGAGGAAACAAGATTGAGGTGAGTGGCAAAAAGACCAGGAGGAAAATCTTTTTGTGTAGCGAGTGATTGTGATCTAGATTGCATTGCCTGGGAATGTGACAGATTCAATCACGGTtttcaaaagggaactggataATTATTTGCATAGAAAATAATTAGAAAACTCACAGGAGAAAAGGTTGGAAGTAGGATTGTTTTTTCAGGTAGCCAGTATGGATGCCACAGGTCAAATTGCCAtcttctgtgttgtaaccattcAATGGCTCTATGTTAGAAAAGCAACAACTGGTATCTCAATTTCTAAGAAGCTAGCTTTTTATTACATGTGACCTCCTTACTTATGAATGAAATCCAGCTTCCCTGCACACTTGGTGGCTCATCTCAAATAAACTGCAAATGTTACACCTCGCCCATTGATAAAATGGGTGGGTAAAGTTTCTAAAATACCTCATTGAATGGTAAAATGTCGGCTGCGCCAAGTACAGACAGAACAAGAGTTCAACACATGCGCAAACCCCCTTGTCCGCAATCACCCGAatccaactttttttttcttttttttaacccccacactaccgcctaattgcggtagtgcttattttttccccagcacccatggtgtgtgtgtgcaggtgtgagacacagtgagagacacaaagtgcatgaatctttattcaatttccaccacaggaagataggaaaacacccaagtggccagtgacaagcagtgcccttcacatcaaagggcaatgctgtgtgatcaaacagtgaaggggagagcagggactaaatcaaaatagagttggagggggaaataatgcactccactccctgcggcgcccacctctccctgaacaactccagggtgttggtggacaccacgtgctccttctccaaggacacccgggctctaacgtaactgcggaagaggggcaggtggtcggccctaacaaccccctccatggcccgctgcctggacctgtttatggccagtttggccaggtccaggagcagacccacgaggaggtcttcagacctgccctccctcctccgtaccgggtgcccgaagatcaggagcaagggactgaagtgcaaccaaaagcagaggagaaggtttttcagaaaatccaaaaagggagtgcaaacgcctacacccaatatacacgtggtccatggactccacagcaccacagaacaagcagttgggctgggagcgaATCCAACTTTACTCGAGTCAACACATGCGCAAATCCCCTTGTTCGCAATCACCCAAATCCAACTTTTTTCGAGTCAAGAGAAGTGGGCGCAATATGTAAATAATTATTGAATTTCAAAACATAGAAACACAGGCAGGACTAAATTAGTGAACACAAAGCTCCCAAATGACAATTGTTTGAAAATGACAATAGAATTCTCCTGGTTAATAATCTTTTTTGCATTAACAGCATGAAGAACTGGTCATTCATTTCATTGCTGTTTTGCTGCACAGATTGGGGTATTCTTGAATCACATGATAAGGTAATAATATAAAACAACGATTTCTTCACACGAGAACTGTGCTTCTTTTTTTCCTCAGTCTGGTTTCATAGAGCGTTTTGCTAAGAAGGAAGAGCCTGAACATACTGTCTTCCGAGCTTGCTGTGGAACGTTACTCCTGCTGGGTGCCATGTCCCTGGCTTACTACATTTACAGGCGAAGGTTATGCTGATGGGATTGACGACAGACATTTTGAGACATTGACCATCAGTGTGTTTCACGTCATTCTCTATACCAGATCAGATCAACTAATTTTAATTCCTGCTGCCTGGAATGAGCTGTTGCTGCAAAATAGACAAGTACTTTCACAAGTGACCACTGGATAATTTGCACCACTGCATTTATGAAATTCGTTAATTGGATAAATTCTGTGCTTAATCATAAGAGGTCATTTTagtcttttttaaaaacctgCTTCTCTAACTATCTTGTGTGATAACAGTGTTTCACATTCTCAATAATGACTACCTTGCAAATGTACTTCTTTGGCTGGAAGACACATTATGGTAATGAAATACATTGATATAAATGCATATATTTTTGTATTAATTTGATTTAACAACACAAAACTCACTCCAGATACATCTAATGTGTTATCACACATTTATTTATGTAAGA is a genomic window of Hemiscyllium ocellatum isolate sHemOce1 chromosome 37, sHemOce1.pat.X.cur, whole genome shotgun sequence containing:
- the bcl2l16 gene encoding BCL2 like 16 — protein: MKSEQSHDHVVREAYVMSQDYIRYVTGRTSKPAPSKASAALRHAGDDLLEKYPIFFKRWPRIFREVCSDDACDYLFKLLDEHFQPEKPWQKKELTWSGILSIYVLAGQLAKHCQANGMESVLEELEFNVGQYVERKVCPHIKEKGGWSGFIERFAKKEEPEHTVFRACCGTLLLLGAMSLAYYIYRRRLC